One part of the Streptomyces sp. AM 2-1-1 genome encodes these proteins:
- a CDS encoding carbohydrate ABC transporter permease, producing MSTQTLPADTGTSRSARTPRAGRPPRRFAAIPTAALLLGAVYCLLPVLWVVVASTKSGSELFSTFTFLPGSGFTDNVSDLSAYRDGVYWKWMGNSAFYAGVGALLSTAVSAVSGYALAVYRFRGRETIFNILLAGVLMPPVILAVPQYLLLAEADLTDSYLSVLLPVLLSPYGVYLARIYAAAAVPPDVIEAGRMDGTGEWRIFRAIALPMMLPGLVTVFLFQFVAIWNNFLLPYIMLSDDEKFPVTLGLFTLLQQGANTPALYTLVITGALLAIVPLIALFLVVQRFWSLDLLSGAVKS from the coding sequence ATGAGCACGCAGACCCTCCCGGCCGACACCGGAACCTCCCGATCCGCCCGCACCCCCCGCGCCGGCCGCCCGCCGCGCCGCTTCGCGGCGATACCGACGGCCGCGCTCCTGCTCGGTGCCGTCTACTGCCTGCTGCCGGTGCTCTGGGTCGTCGTGGCGTCGACCAAGTCCGGCAGCGAGCTCTTCTCCACCTTCACCTTCCTGCCCGGCTCCGGGTTCACCGACAACGTCTCGGACCTCTCGGCCTACCGGGACGGCGTCTACTGGAAGTGGATGGGGAACTCCGCCTTCTACGCCGGGGTGGGCGCCCTGCTCTCCACGGCGGTGTCGGCGGTCTCCGGGTACGCGCTGGCCGTGTACCGCTTCCGGGGCCGGGAGACGATCTTCAACATCCTGCTCGCCGGGGTGCTCATGCCGCCGGTGATCCTCGCGGTCCCGCAGTACCTGCTGCTGGCCGAGGCCGACCTCACGGACTCGTACCTCTCGGTGCTGCTGCCCGTCCTCCTCTCCCCGTACGGCGTCTATCTCGCCCGGATCTACGCGGCGGCCGCCGTACCGCCGGACGTCATCGAGGCCGGCCGGATGGACGGCACGGGAGAGTGGCGGATCTTCCGCGCGATCGCGCTGCCGATGATGCTGCCGGGGCTGGTGACGGTCTTCCTCTTCCAGTTCGTCGCGATCTGGAACAACTTCCTGCTGCCCTACATCATGCTGAGCGACGACGAGAAGTTCCCGGTCACCCTGGGGCTCTTCACCCTCCTCCAGCAGGGCGCGAACACGCCGGCCCTCTATACCCTGGTGATCACCGGCGCGCTGCTGGCGATCGTTCCGCTGATCGCGCTCTTCCTGGTCGTCCAGCGGTTCTGGAGCCTCGACCTGCTCAGCGGCGCCGTAAAGTCCTGA